TTATCTTAGTGAACTTTTAACATACGATTGGTTCCCTTTATTTTTGTGCTGCAAATCTTTCCAGCCCCACGTGGGGTCCATTTGTTTTTGCTGTATTATGCTATGTTGTGCATGTTGATACTTTCAGGACTTTGACTATCTATATGATCCACTCAATGAGATGGCGGGTGTGTTTGTTCTGGCTCAAATACTCTGATGCATTCTTTTTTGACAGGCTTTCCATCGCTACCAGTGCAGCAAGAATGGTCAATGTTTattcctcttttcctttgttaCGCTTCACCATCTGCAAAGTTTCGGGCTCTCTTCAGGCATATgctgttggattataatgtctcagtGCTGCTGGTTTTTCAACTGATGTTCCtctgttctgttttctttttatggtttattTTTCTTGCTAAGTTGGTTATATTATGCAGCTggtatttttgtaatttaggAAGTGAAATAGCACGTTCAGATGCAGTTATATGCTGCACATGTGTGAGTGGTTTGTAAGCAgttattgtttttgtttaagttgtcctgtacttgacagtttccttTGAGAGAAAACTGATGTAcgcaagtttgtgttctgttttctctgtgcttctcttcctcattcgaaatatatagcttctggttttctgtttctagtttactgttttgatcagtaacaacatATGCGTTCAAGAGACAAGGGCATCCCACTTCATTGATATGGCAAAAAGTGCATCCAAAGCACGAAGTCCCATCTAATGCAGTGTGGCTCTGCGCAGCCATCTGTGTTCTACTTGGAATTCCAACGTTTCAAAGTGAATGGAGTCTTGACTGCCATAACTTCCATATTCACGATAAGATGGGTTGGAGGATACGCAGTCCCGATATTCGTGAGGATGGTCATGGAAGAGAAGAATTTCAAGCCCAAGCCATTTTACTTGGGCAAAGCAAGTACAACTATCTGTTTGATAGCAATTTTGTGGATATGTTATACCTGCTCGGTGTTTCTTCAGCCGACTCTGTGTCCCATTACTTGGGACACATTCAAGTATGCACCGGTTGCTTAAGGTGCGGGTTTAGGTATGATAATGCTTTGGTGGGTGTTTGATGCCTAAAGATGGTTTCAGGACCTGTTAGGAACATTGATGCACAGAACGGAAATTAATGATTCGATTCTCTTGTATCCTATGTTACACGATGGTTGCCCCtagaataatttgaaaaaaattctatcaTGTTTCTGCCTCAGGCATATGTCATGAGCtggacctgagcaggtcttAAACTGCTCATGAGGGAAACAGAGGGAGAACCTCCCTGGGGAGAGTGACCCCTTACGCCCCTCCTAGGTCGGGATCCGGGCCTGGATAAAGATTCTGGCCCCATTGGCTGACCCGGCCACTCCTTTACAGGAGAGGGCAGCCACGTCTGATCCCCGCGACGCCTTCCCCCAGGGATATGTCATGAGCATTTGTACTTGATACCTTCTTTGTGCAAGACATAGCCACTTAGTTAAcataccaaaaatttcaaaaaagcaTGAAAGCTCGAATTTGTTCATAGCGTAGAACTATATTTCCTATCTTCACATCACTCAGCATTCCATCATACATCTTAAGTCAATCGGTGAGAAAGTTTGAGAGTTGATGTAACTGCGGAATATCATCCCTGGTGCATCGTATCAAGTTTTATCATCAATATATTAATCCATACATAAAAGATTATTGTCTGCCAGGGCTCGACATACTTATAACCAACCTCAGTCTGCGGCACCATAGGAAACCTTGCTCTATTGTAATATTACACTAGAACAACGAATTAATCCTCGGTTGAGTGGCGTACCATgtcaaagaaatatatatgggaGCCAATTCTCCACGGCTGTAGAAGCCGAGCTTCTAGATCCGACGGGGATGGCCCCTTATCAACCTAGGGTGGAGCTCGATGCCACGTCAGTTGATGCTATTAAAGGGAGAAATCTGTGATTTTGTCGCTTTCCATTCTTTTAACCATAGACTGAAGCTCGAATTCTTAGCCACTACATCAGCAGACACCTCTTTATTGTCAACTAGCTTCATTGCATATCTTTCAAACTCATCTAGTCTATCTCGAAAAAAAGCCAGGTTGTTTGGGTCGCTCTCCCTCTTGATTTTGTCCAGCCACTCCTTTGCTTCCTCCACCCTTGCCCAAAAGCAAGGGTCTTGGGTCAAGCTTGCATACCTGGTTCTCGCATTGCCCAGTTTCTCGGTAACAACTCTCTTGGTCCACCATTGATCGAAAATTTTgtatctcctctctcttccattgcTTATGTAGTGGCCTTTTCTAAGGTGCATCCCCAACCGATAATACTCCGCGATGTCCAATGGCTCCACAAGAAGCTTATAGAACTGTGACGATTTGACCCATTTTGAGCTTCTGTGAAAATCGTGTGGGAGCTCTTTCTTGTCCAACATGCGTATGACCTCGTCCCAAAAGGCCGCAAGCTTGAACCGATTCATGTTTACGTGGAACTCTCTCTTTGAGGCCCCCCTCTGCTTGAAAGAATCATAGTATCCTCTTTGCTTGTCGAACTTGTCGCAATAAGTTTTATAACACTCCATCTCTGTCCCATAAGGAGTGATTTTGGATAGCTTAATAGCTAAATTGGCGGCGTTTAGGTTTGGGTGGCGTCCCATTTGCCTCGCCATTGTCAAGCAATCTTTTGCTAGTGCACTGAATGCCTGCAAAGTAGAGGATCAAACAACTTTTAAAATCAATGGAATTGCACCCGAGAATAAAAAGCCTAGATTGATACAATTACATATCGCGATGACTTGATAATCTAAGGTGCCGTGTCCCTACCTGTTGAGATGTCCCCAAGGAGTTCAAAGTCATCAAAAGACTTGCTTCATAGCTTGATTCAGAGAGACCTCCTTCCATGAAGCTTTTGATTAAAGATTGACGAGTAAGTCTCTCAACATACCATCCATACTTAAGGTGCTCCTCAATGACACAACTTGGAGAGCTTGTCCTTAGCATCAAATGCATCATCTTGTTGACAGATACAGCGTTGTCCAAACAAATCGTGCCATTGTTTGAACAAAACAAGTAATTCCCTAAGGGCCAAAACAACCTCCCTCCCAAGCCTTCCCCTACCTTCGCCAGGCGCTCCATGTCGGCCATAGTGAAGGAAAATAACCAAGCTTTGTCTTCTTCAATTAATTGGAGATTAGTGAAATTCATAGAATTCAGTGACATCATAGATGTGTACCAGAATCTTATGAGGGCTTGCCACTGGGGAGTCAAAACAAGTGATTGGTTGAGAGATAACATCGGCATTATATCGTGCGTCAACACAATGTTGCAGAAGCTGCCACCCCATCTTTCGCGGATGATTGCTTGGGAAAGTGACTCATTGCCGAGGAAAGGAGAGCCGAAACCAATGCAAAAGACCGACATGAGTGGGAAGATGGATTTTAGCTGGGAGAGTAGCCAAAGAGCTGTGAGGAATGCGACCGATCCTCCTATGGAATGGCCTGTGATCACTATTGACTTGGTTTCAACCAGCAAGTTATGAATCTGCATCCATATATAAGATTTCCTGAGATCTAGTTAAATGCTTCCTGAAAACATCTCGattacaacgcttcaaaagctttaatgaaaaattaaatttgaccAAATCATGTTAGACTATAAGAGTTATGGGAATAGACCGGATAGAAAATCATTGGTCATACTGCAATTGTTAAACTTGTGGAACTGTTTATTATGCTATTAGAACAACACTAACACGTTCAACAAAATATGTTAAGTGTGCAAATATGTTTTAACACGTGTATAGAATGTATTTATATGTATGGCTTTTGTATTTGAATAAATCTTATGAGAAGAGTACCATTCATGACCAGCAGATCTGTCTCATGAACGGTTCGGTTTGACATTACTCCAAACCAAAATCATCGGATtcacaataattcaaaatttggtcCTAGAGGTTATCATGGACTAAACGGGCCGTGAGACCCGTTGCCCAAGGTTGGTCAACATTGACAGGCCCGAAGGACAATATCGCGGGCCTGAGCTTGGCCAGCTCACTTCGGACAGCCCATGccttaataaaattaaatattttaatcgtgggaaagaaagaaagtttacaaatgaaaaggaaaagggttgGCGGAGGGTGGCATGCTAAGCCCAGACTAACGTTATCTTTTCTTGACTGTCTGATCGTTGTGGggtaccttttttttcttttctaaatttagCAAAGATGCTATCATgaatataataaagaaaagttgcAATTGGCCTGGCTTTGAACATCCGAGCGTGTGGCTTGGTAAATCGAACCGAAGTGCATGGATAATTTGTgtcattttatcttctttttattgatgattaaaCTAGCATTAGGTGAGCACAAAACTTCGAGCCTATGAAAAAGCCTAGAGAACTTTATTGATTAGTTAAGGGTATCGGTGATGATTTTTCCTGAAATAGTCATTCGAATATTCAATTTTACTACTTTTAAGTTAAATTACTATATGAGAATGGCGATTAGTAACTTGACATTTATACATACCTATAAGAAAATTACAATGATAGAGAATAATTACATAGCAAATTTGAGCTATTTTACTATGCTATTTTTTAATCACTAAGGCTCCATTTTTTTATGGCTAATAATTTTAAAGAAacgttttttggattttctagcACTCATTTAacggaaaatgaattaatcAAGGAAAACGGTttctactataaaaaaaaataccttcaaaaatgaagaaaatgttttccacttttcaaaaagtgaaatattttccataacttttccacttcactttctttcaccaaacaatttttcttttatttttatgttttctttttcttttttaaaatttgaatttttttcttttctttcttttcttcttattcttcttcttcttcttcttccttagactTAGTCGGTCGTCGGCTATGGCGACAATTGACAATCAGCCTTTGGCGAGCTCCAGCCTTGTCTGATTTGGCAAAGCCGAGCTCGGATctcgccaaatttggtgagTTGGGCGGGACTTAGACGTCACTCGATTAGGCAAGGCGAAGCCTTGTCAACCTAGGGCGAAGCCTCATAGGCCTAG
This region of Eucalyptus grandis isolate ANBG69807.140 chromosome 8, ASM1654582v1, whole genome shotgun sequence genomic DNA includes:
- the LOC120287524 gene encoding lipase-like PAD4, which translates into the protein MERLAKVGEGLGGRLFWPLGNYLFCSNNGTICLDNAVSVNKMMHLMLRTSSPSCVIEEHLKYGWYVERLTRQSLIKSFMEGGLSESSYEASLLMTLNSLGTSQQAFSALAKDCLTMARQMGRHPNLNAANLAIKLSKITPYGTEMECYKTYCDKFDKQRGYYDSFKQRGASKREFHVNMNRFKLAAFWDEVIRMLDKKELPHDFHRSSKWVKSSQFYKLLVEPLDIAEYYRLGMHLRKGHYISNGRERRYKIFDQWWTKRVVTEKLGNARTRYASLTQDPCFWARVEEAKEWLDKIKRESDPNNLAFFRDRLDEFERYAMKLVDNKEVSADVVAKNSSFSLWLKEWKATKSQISPFNSIN